TTCTTTGACCCCCAGGATAGCCGGTGTGGCGAATGTACTCTTTTGAGTCCCATTTCTTTCCTGTTAAGTTGATCTTCTCGGCATTGATAACAACTACGTTATCACCGCAATCAACGTGTGGGGTAAAATTAGCTTTGTACTTTCCTCTTAGCAGCTTTGCTACTACAGAAGAAAGGCGGCCAAGGGCCTGTCCTTCAGCGTCTACAACAACCCACTCCTTGTTTACAGTGGCTTTGTTGGCAGAAACCGTTTTGTAGCTTAATGTGTCCACACTAATTAAATTTACTTAATAATTAAACATTCCATTCCCTGCATAAAACAGGGGTGCAAATGTACAACTATAAATTTATATTGCAAATGGCACTTTCATTAATTTATTGGGTTTGAATAAACTGATTTTCAGTAAGATTTGGTTTTGCCTCCAAACAGGCATTTTATCCTATTATAAGAGAGCCTGAATCTTCTTCTTTTATTTTTCTTTTCTATTCTTTTTTTCTGAAGGAATTCTCGATAGTACAGCCCCCGTATTCAAAAGGCTTAATCGATAAAGAACACAAAATCACCGACTAACGGAATATTTTGTGTTAAAAAATTATTAAAAAAGATTAACTGAAATTATCTTTGCCACCTGTTTCAATGAAAAAGAAAAAAGAAGACGAAATGAAAAAGTATTTACAAAGAGTGATGATGGGCGGAGTAGGTTTAGGTATGTTAATGTCCTGTACTGCAGAGAGTGTAAGTGACGATGCGCTTTCCCTTAATGCCACAACTTCTACCGTGCCTACACAGGATCTTAGCATGAACGACCTTGCCGGAACCTGGAACATGTATTCCATGACCTCAATTGGCGAAGGAAAAACCGTAGATTTTGACGGAGATGGTAATTATACCTATAACCTTCTTGAAGAAACCGACTGTTTTGACAATATGTTTTTTGTTTTTGAAACCAACGGAGATGTATTAACCGAACAGGCCAGGTTGTATTTTGACGCTTCAGGAAAATTTACCTGTTCAACAACAGGTCGTTATGCTGCTACATACCAGATTAATGGGAATGAACTTACAGTTACTTTCACAGTGAACGGCATAGCATACACACAGTCTAAAACCGTTTCCCGCTATAGTGAAAATGGAAAGGAATATTTGAAAGTTACACTAACTGAAGCCGAGACCGATTCGGCTGTTTATGTGGCTGATGACCCGGGGAACACCGTAGCGTCAGATATTAAACAAATTGATATGGTGTATCAAAGACAGTAAAAGTAATTTTCACCCTTAAAAAAAGAATCCCCAAAAATGTCATTTTTGGGGATTCTTTTTTTAAGGTCTAAGGATTAATGAATTTAATAGTCCTTAGATCTTAGCCCTTAATCCTTCCCCTAGTGTGCTTCCAGCCAGTTTTCTCCAAGGCCAAGCTCTACTTCTAAAGGAACTTCCATCTTAAAGGCGTTTTCCATCTCGTGCTTCACCATTTTCTGAATGTCCTGCAATTCGGGGCGGTACACGTCAAAAACAAGTTCATCATGCACCTGCAACAGCATTTTTGTGCGGTAGTTGCCTTCCTGTAGTTTCTGGTGAATATTAATCATGGCCAGCTTGATGATATCGGCGGCACTACCCTGTATTGGGGCGTTCACGGCATTTCTTTCTGCGGCACTGCGCACCATCTGGTTGCGGGAATTAATGTCACGCAAATACCTTCTTCTGCCCAATACGGTTTGCACATAACCGTGTTCCCGGGCAAATTCTACCTGTTCGCTTATGAAATTCCGAAGTTTTGGATAGGTTTTGTAATAGGTGTCTATAAGTTCTTTTGCTTCTCCTCTGGAAAGTTCGGTTTGATTGCTAAGCCCAAAAGCCGAAACCCCGTAAACAATTCCGAAGTTTACCGTTTTAGCGTTGCTGCGCTGCTCCCTGGTTACTTCTTCTATAGGAACATTAAAGACTTTTGCAGCAGTAGAAGCGTGAATGTCCTGGTTTTGTTGAAAAGCAGAGATCATGTTGTCTTCCTTGCTCAAAGCGGCAATAATTCTCAGTTCTATCTGTGAATAATCGGCGGCCAGCAGCACGTGATCAGGGTCTCTGGGAACAAAGGCTTTTCGCACCTGTCTTCCCCTTTCGGTCCTAATGGGGATATTCTGCAGGTTCGGGTTGTTGGAACTCAGCCTTCCGGTGGCGGCAACCGTCTGCATATAATCGGTATGTACCCGGCCGGTAGTGGCGTCTACCTGTAGTGGCAGGGCATCAATATAAGTGTTCTTCAGTTTTACGAGTCCGCGGTAATCCAGTACCTGCCGTACTATCTTATGCTGCGGAGCCAGGGCCGAGAGGATCTCTTCTCCCGTAGAATACTGCCCCGACTTTGTTTTCTTTGGTTTCTCCACCAGTTTCAGCTTTTCAAATAAAATGATGCCAAGCTGTTTTGGGGATCCAATATTAAACTCTTCGCCCGAGGTCTCAAAAATGTCATTTTCGAGCTGCTTTATATCTTTATCTAATGCTTCGGAAAGGCTGGCAAGAAAATCTTTGTCCAGTTTTATCCCTTCCAGTTCCATATCGGCCAGTACGCGTACCAGCGGGATTTCGATGTCATTGAAGAGCTTTTCGGTATTTGCTTCCTTTAATTCGGGGGTAAAATGCTGTTTCAGCTGGAGGATCACATCGGCATCTTCTACACTGAATTCAGTTTGCTGCTCCAGCGGAATTTCGCGCATGGATTTTTGGTTCTTTCCTTTTCCCAGCAATTCTTCCGCAAAAACAGGAGAATAATTAAGGTAGGTTTCTGAAAGTACATCCAGGCTGTGGCGCATATCGGGGTTGATAAGGTAATGCGCGATCATGGTGTCAAAAAGCGGCCCTTTAAACCTGATGTTGTACTTGGCCAGTACCTTAATATCGTGTTTTAGGTTTTGCCCCACTTTTTCAATGTCTTCAGCTTCAAAGAAAGGGCGAAGTTTCTCCATCACCTGCATGGCTTCGGTTTTATCTTCGGGAACCGGCACATAAAAACCTTTCCCGGCTTCCCATGAAAATGCCACGCCGATTATTTCTGCGGAAAAAGGGTTGAGACCGGTGGTGGTGAATTCAAAACACACACATTTTTGCTTCATTAAATTCTGAAGGAAAAGCTCTGTGGCCATACCTGAATTTACGCTTTGATAAACATGGGGCACATCTTTTATGGTCTTTCTGCCCGAAAATTTTTCCACACTTTCGGATGCTTCAGCTCCAAAAAGGGAAAATTGCCCGGCTCCTGCCTGGCGTTCCTGGGCTTTTGCGGTAGCTGTGCTCGTTACCTGTGTGGGCCGCGCTGTTTCCTCGCCAGAAAATAGCTTCAGAAATTGCTCTTTTAGACGCCTGAATTCAAGCTCCTCGAAGATCTCCTGTACCTTTTCGGCATCGGGCATGGAGAGTTCGTAATCTTCAGCATGAAACCGCACATCACAATCGGTCATAATGGCGGCGAGTTTTTTGGAGATCATGCCCTGTTCGGCATGGGCCTCTACTTTTTCGCGCATTTTGCCTTTGAGCTTGTCGGTATTTGCCAGCAGGTTTTCCATGCTGCCAAACTCCTTCAGGAATTTTTTGGCAGTCTTTTCGCCCACCCCGGGAAGTCCCGGAATATTGTCTACGGCATCGCCCATCATTCCAAGAAAGTCTATTACCTGCTCGGGCCGTTCCACGGCAAATTTCTTCTGAACTTCGGGGATGCCCCAAATTTCAATCCCGTTACCCATGCGGGCAGGGCGGTACATAAAGATATTTTCAGAAACAAGTTGCGCAAAATCCTTATCGGGCGTTACCATGAAGACTTTATAGCCTTCTTTTTCTGCCTGTTTTGCCAGGGTGCCAATAATATCATCGGCCTCACAGCCGGGCAGCACTACCACCGGGATATGCATGGCGGTCAATATCTCCTGGATGTAAGGAATGGCTTTTAAAATGGGTTCGGGCGTGGCATCGCGGTGCGCCTTGTAGGCTTCAAACAATTCGGTGCGGGCGGCACTGCCTTCCTTGTCAAAACAAACGGCTAAATGATCGGGTTGTTCCCGCCTAATTACATCAAAAAGGGAATTCATGAACCCCATAATCGCCGAGGTGTCAAGGCCTTTTGAGTTGACTATGGGATTGTTGATAAAAGCGTAATATCCCCTAAAAATAAGGGCGTAAGCATCGAGAAGGAACAGGCGTTTTTGTTCGGGCATGGATAAAATTTTAAGAGGATAAATTTACGAAACTCAAATTAGTATTGGGTAGTGAGTATGATGATCAGTTAACAGTTAACAATGATAATGGATCAGGAATTAAATTTTATAAATACCATCTAATGTTCAGGAATAATAATAAAGCCCTCTCAGTTTTCAAAAAAATCTGTGAGGGCTTAAATTTTTATGGTAGTTATAGCTGAACGCTAAACCGCTACTTCTCTGTTCTTGTTTTTGAAACCGTAGAAAAAGATATAAGCGTAGCACAACATCACAAGGATAAGTGCGAGATTAAATCCGAAGGAATCTGTGAGGTATCCAAAGGCGGGAGGAATTATGGCTCCACCTACGATCATGGTGCAAAGTACCCCCGATCCCTGTGGTTTGTTGTCGCCAAGCCCGTCAAGTGCCAAACTGAAAATTGTGGGGAACATGATAGAATTGAACAGCCCTACTGCGATAAGCGTCCACATGGCCACAAGGCCTGTTGTAAGGTTAGAGATCAATACCAGCCCAATAGCACAGGCCGCAAAAGTGCTAAGTACCACTGCCGGGTTGAGGATCTTGGTGAGGTAAGACCCAATAAAGCGGCCAATCATGGCCCCGGTCCAGTAAAACGTCACAAATACACCCACTACAGCCATATCTGTAGAAGTGGTCACGCCCGAAGACAGGATCAACTCGGCGAGGGTTCGCATAAAAGGGGTTTCCCTAATCACATCGGGCAGGTTTAGGCTTAAGAAATAGTTTACCATGTAAGAACCAATGGCAACTTCGGCACCCACGTAAAAGAAAAGTCCGAAGGCACCCATTACCAGGTTCCGGTCTTTGAGCACCACGCCGTAATCATTCGAAGCTTCGGTATCTGTTACCTTCGGAAGGTTCACAAAAAGGAAAACCAGCGCAATCAATATGATAAAAATGGCAATTCCGAGGAAAGGCGTTTGTACGGCTGCAGCTTCCGAAGCATAATATTTGATCTGTTCGGCTTCGGTCATGTAGGCAATCTCTTCTTTGGTCATCACTTTGTCGCTAAGGATGAACAAAGCACCCAGGGCCGGCGCGATGGCAGTTCCCAGGGAATTAAATGCCTGGGAAAGGTTAAGCCGGCTCGAAGCGGTTTTTGCCGGCCCCAGTATAGTGACATATGGATTGGCCGCCACCTGCAGGATGGTGATCCCGCCCGCCAGGATAAAATAACCCAGCATAAACACACCAAACACCCGGTAAGATGCCGCAGGCCAAAACAGGAGGCAGCCCGTGGCCATGGTGAATAATCCCAGTACAATCCCTTTTTTATATCCTATTTTGGAGAGCAGCCAGCCCGCCGGGATTGACAATAAGAAATAGGCACCAAAAAAGGCAAATTGAACCATCCCTGCCTGGAAGTACGAAAGCGTAAAGACTTCTCGTAACCTGGGGATAAGCGAGTCAACCAGCACGGTAATAAAGCCCCACAAAAAGAAGAGGACGGTAAGAAAAATAAATGCGGTGCGATAGGATTTTTTTTGTTCCATTTTTTAAATGTAGTGTTTAGTAGGAATGTTTGCTATTGGTGGCCCTGTTTTGCCATACTGCTTTCAGGGCATGAAAATCTTGTAGCAAAGGCCGAAAAAGATATTCCCCGGTGGGGGTGTCGTAAACAGATCGGCAATTTGCCATTTTTGACAGGTTAGGGCAATCATTATCAGGGGAAACTGTAGCTGCTCTGGCTGCACCACGGG
This Salinimicrobium tongyeongense DNA region includes the following protein-coding sequences:
- a CDS encoding sugar MFS transporter: MEQKKSYRTAFIFLTVLFFLWGFITVLVDSLIPRLREVFTLSYFQAGMVQFAFFGAYFLLSIPAGWLLSKIGYKKGIVLGLFTMATGCLLFWPAASYRVFGVFMLGYFILAGGITILQVAANPYVTILGPAKTASSRLNLSQAFNSLGTAIAPALGALFILSDKVMTKEEIAYMTEAEQIKYYASEAAAVQTPFLGIAIFIILIALVFLFVNLPKVTDTEASNDYGVVLKDRNLVMGAFGLFFYVGAEVAIGSYMVNYFLSLNLPDVIRETPFMRTLAELILSSGVTTSTDMAVVGVFVTFYWTGAMIGRFIGSYLTKILNPAVVLSTFAACAIGLVLISNLTTGLVAMWTLIAVGLFNSIMFPTIFSLALDGLGDNKPQGSGVLCTMIVGGAIIPPAFGYLTDSFGFNLALILVMLCYAYIFFYGFKNKNREVAV
- the polA gene encoding DNA polymerase I, translating into MPEQKRLFLLDAYALIFRGYYAFINNPIVNSKGLDTSAIMGFMNSLFDVIRREQPDHLAVCFDKEGSAARTELFEAYKAHRDATPEPILKAIPYIQEILTAMHIPVVVLPGCEADDIIGTLAKQAEKEGYKVFMVTPDKDFAQLVSENIFMYRPARMGNGIEIWGIPEVQKKFAVERPEQVIDFLGMMGDAVDNIPGLPGVGEKTAKKFLKEFGSMENLLANTDKLKGKMREKVEAHAEQGMISKKLAAIMTDCDVRFHAEDYELSMPDAEKVQEIFEELEFRRLKEQFLKLFSGEETARPTQVTSTATAKAQERQAGAGQFSLFGAEASESVEKFSGRKTIKDVPHVYQSVNSGMATELFLQNLMKQKCVCFEFTTTGLNPFSAEIIGVAFSWEAGKGFYVPVPEDKTEAMQVMEKLRPFFEAEDIEKVGQNLKHDIKVLAKYNIRFKGPLFDTMIAHYLINPDMRHSLDVLSETYLNYSPVFAEELLGKGKNQKSMREIPLEQQTEFSVEDADVILQLKQHFTPELKEANTEKLFNDIEIPLVRVLADMELEGIKLDKDFLASLSEALDKDIKQLENDIFETSGEEFNIGSPKQLGIILFEKLKLVEKPKKTKSGQYSTGEEILSALAPQHKIVRQVLDYRGLVKLKNTYIDALPLQVDATTGRVHTDYMQTVAATGRLSSNNPNLQNIPIRTERGRQVRKAFVPRDPDHVLLAADYSQIELRIIAALSKEDNMISAFQQNQDIHASTAAKVFNVPIEEVTREQRSNAKTVNFGIVYGVSAFGLSNQTELSRGEAKELIDTYYKTYPKLRNFISEQVEFAREHGYVQTVLGRRRYLRDINSRNQMVRSAAERNAVNAPIQGSAADIIKLAMINIHQKLQEGNYRTKMLLQVHDELVFDVYRPELQDIQKMVKHEMENAFKMEVPLEVELGLGENWLEAH
- a CDS encoding lipocalin family protein; the encoded protein is MKKYLQRVMMGGVGLGMLMSCTAESVSDDALSLNATTSTVPTQDLSMNDLAGTWNMYSMTSIGEGKTVDFDGDGNYTYNLLEETDCFDNMFFVFETNGDVLTEQARLYFDASGKFTCSTTGRYAATYQINGNELTVTFTVNGIAYTQSKTVSRYSENGKEYLKVTLTEAETDSAVYVADDPGNTVASDIKQIDMVYQRQ
- the rplM gene encoding 50S ribosomal protein L13, translating into MDTLSYKTVSANKATVNKEWVVVDAEGQALGRLSSVVAKLLRGKYKANFTPHVDCGDNVVVINAEKINLTGKKWDSKEYIRHTGYPGGQRSLTASELFTKGPERLVENAVKGMLPKNKLGADLFRNLRVFAGAEHDVQAQKPKTINLNDLK